The Halichoerus grypus chromosome 15, mHalGry1.hap1.1, whole genome shotgun sequence genome includes a window with the following:
- the FPR2 gene encoding N-formyl peptide receptor 2 gives MESNISIPMDGPKEMLHESAGYTVLRILSLVVLGITFVLGTLGNGLVIWVAGFRMPRTVTTVCYLNLAIADFSFTATLPFLIVSKAMRNQWPFGWFLCKAVHIVVDINLFGSVFLIACIALDRCICVLHPVWAQNHRTVSLATKVIIGPWILALILTLPVFIFLTTVNDRTGNIQCTFNFASWGNSTEERMKVALTMLMARGIIRFIIGFSMPMAIIAICYGLIAAKMHKKGMIKSSRPLRVLTAVVASFFLCWFPFQLIAFLRTVWRREILLERKYKILSVFVNPTSSLAFFNSCLNPMLYVFVGQDFRERLIHSLPASLERALSEDVTQTSDTTAKSALPSAEAELRAM, from the coding sequence ATGGAAAGCAACATCTCCATCCCAATGGATGGACCCAAAGAGATGCTCCATGAGTCTGCTGGCTACACGGTTCTGCGGATCCTGTCATTGGTGGTGCTTGGCATCACCTTTGTCCTTGGCACCCTGGGCAATGGGCTTGTGATCTGGGTGGCTGGATTCCGGATGCCACGCACAGTCACCACCGTCTGTTACCTGAACCTCGCCATAGCCGACTTCTCCTTCACTGCCACCCTACCATTCCTCATTGTCTCAAAGGCCATGAGAAATCAGTGGCCTTTTGGCTGGTTCCTATGTAAGGCAGTTCACATTGTGGTGGACATAAACCTGTTTGGGAGTGTCTTCCTCATTGCTTGCATTGCCCTGGACCGCTGTATTTGTGTCCTGCATCCAGTCTGGGCCCAGAACCACCGTACTGTAAGTCTGGCTACAAAAGTGATTATCGGACCCTGGATTCTTGCCCTAATCCTTACTTTGCCAGTTTTCATCTTCTTGACTACAGTAAATGATAGAACAGGGAATATACAATGTACTTTCAACTTTGCATCCTGGGGCAACAGTACTGAAGAGAGGATGAAGGTGGCCCTCACCATGTTGATGGCCAGAGGGATCATCCGGTTTATCATTGGTTTCAGCATGCCGATGGCCATCATTGCTATCTGCTATGGGCTCATTGCTGCCAAGATGCACAAAAAAGGCATGATTAAGTCCAGCCGTCCCTTACGGGTCCTTACTGCTGTTGtggcttccttctttctctgttggTTCCCCTTTCAACTGATTGCCTTTTTAAGAACAGTCTGGCGCAGAGAGATATTGTTGGAGCGTAAGTACAAAATCCTTAGTGTCTTTGTTAATCCAACGAGCTCCCTGGCCTTTTTCAACAGCTGCCTCAACCCAATGCTCTACGTCTTTGTGGGCCAAGACTTCCGAGAGCGATTGATCCACTCCCTGCCTGCCAGTCTGGAGAGGGCCCTTAGTGAGGATGTAACCCAGACCAGTGACACAACAGCCAAATCTGCTTTACCATCTGCAGAAGCAGAGTTACGGGCAATgtga
- the LOC118543243 gene encoding uncharacterized protein LOC118543243 — protein sequence MLKMTKSQGLLSFSDVAVDFTWEEWQLLDTVQRNLYRDVMLENYSNLMSLGYQATRPEATVPLEKGEQGMLEREFPSRCSPERPLQCFSKGIHLKQKSDSKFQSKNYAEMNSVELNSHGKPFFHTLHETCHTQAQYGEHNFCVKTCSMVKNLKRHHRIHTEGKPYECSECPKSFRYKSKLIIHQRTHTGEKPYRCPECQKAFSTKCHLTLHQRTHTGEKPYGCIECPKSFRTKYHLILHHRTHTGEKPYECKECGKAYREKTKLRLHCRTHTGEKPFECSDCGKSFMQKSNLIIHQRTHTGDRPYGCRECEKTFCSKSQLVVHQRTHTGEKSYECKECGKAFNKNSHLLTHQRIHRGEKPYECSECGKAFVYTSQLIVHQRNHTGRKPYECKECGKAFNKKSHFITHQRIHTGEKPYECSECGKAFIDNSQLIVHRRTHTGEKPYECKECGKAFNKKSSLITHQRIHTGEKPYECSECGKSFIDKSHLIVHQRTHTGEKPYECCECGKAFIRKAMLIVHQRTHTGEKPFVCLECQKAFSSMAMLSRHQLIHTGEKPHGCNECGKAFRQKSHLIIHQRCHTGEKPYGCVPCGQIFNQKSQLIRHQRRHTGEKPYQCTQCGKAFFEKSYLSVHQRSHAGQKPYQCNECGKTFSVKFFLTSHEEIHTGKKSQEHSEHCKDFSEMSDLTEYKRNHTRHTL from the exons ATGCTGAAAATGACCAAGTCCCAG GGCTTGTTGTCATTCAGTGATGTGGCTGTGGATTTCACCTGGGAAGAATGGCAGCTACTAGATACTGTTCAGAGGAACCTCTACCGGGATGTGATGTTGGAAAATTATAGCAACCTAATGTCTTTGG GTTATCAAGCCACTAGGCCAGAAGCAACGGTCCCcttggagaaaggagaacaaggAATGCTAGAGAGAGAATTCCCAAGTCGGTGTAGTCCTG AAAGACCCCTTCAATGTTTCTCAAAAGGAATACATTTGAAACAAAAGTCAGATTCAAAATTTCAGAGTAAAAACTATGCAGAAATGAATTCTGTTGAATTAAACAGCCATGGGAAACCATTTTTCCATACTCTACATGAAACCTGCCATACTCAGGCCCAGTACGGTGAACATAATTTCTGTGTGAAGACTTGCAGCATggtgaaaaatcttaaaagacatCATAGAATTCACACAGAAGGGAAACCTTATGAATGTAGTGAGTGTCCAAAATCCTTCAGGTATAAGTCAAAGCTCATAATACACCagagaactcatacaggagagAAGCCATACAGATGCCCTGAATGTCAGAAAGCTTTCAGTACAAAATGTCATCTCACTCTACACCagagaactcatacaggagagaaaccttatgGATGTATTGAGTGTCCGAAATCTTTCAGAACAAAGTATCATCTCATTCTACACCACAGgactcacacaggagagaaaccctatgagtgCAAAGAGTGTGGAAAAGCTTACAGGGAGAAGACCAAGCTCAGATTGCATTGCAGAACgcatacaggagagaaaccttTTGAGTGTAGTGACTGTGGGAAAAGTTTTATGCAGAAGTCAAACCTGATTATCCAtcaaagaactcatacaggagaTAGACCCTATGGATGTAGAGAATGTGAGAAGACCTTCTGTAGTAAGTCTCAGCTTGTTGTTCACCAGCGAACTCATACAGGAGAAAAATCGTACGAAtgcaaggaatgtgggaaagccttcaatAAAAACTCGCATCTCCTGacacatcagagaattcatagaggagagaaaccttatgaatgcaGTGAGTGTGGAAAAGCTTTTGTATACACATCACAGCTTATTGTACATCAGAGAAATCATACAGGAAGAAAACCTTATGAAtgcaaggaatgtgggaaagccttcaatAAAAAGTCACACTTCATAACACATCAGAGAATCCATACGGGAGAGAAGCCTTATGAATGCAGCGAATGTGGAAAAGCTTTTATAGACAATTCACAGCTTATTGTTCATCGAagaactcacacaggagagaaaccttatgaatgcaaggaatgtgggaaagcctttaatAAAAAGTCATCCCTCATAacacatcagagaattcatacaggagagaagccttatgaatgcagtgaatgtggaaaaTCTTTTATAGACAAGTCACATCTCATTGTCCATCAGCGAACTCATAcgggagagaaaccctatgaatgctGTGAATGTGGAAAAGCTTTCATACGAAAGGCAATGCTCATTGTCCATCAGAGAACACATACAGGAGAAAAACCCTTTGTATGTTTGGAATGCCAAAAAGCCTTTAGCAGTATGGCAATGCTCAGTAGACATCAGCTGattcatacaggagagaaaccccATGGATGcaatgaatgtggaaaagcttTCCGCCAAAAAAGCCATCTTATTATCCATCAACGGTgccatactggagagaaaccctatggaTGTGTTCCATGTGGTCAGATCTTCAACCAGAAGTCCCAGCTCATTAGACATCAGAGAcgccacacaggagagaaaccgtATCAGTGCACTCAGTGTGGAAAAGCCTTTTTTGAGAAATCATACCTCAGTGTCCATCAGAGAAGTCACGCAGGACAGAAACCTTATCAGTGTAATGAGTGTGGGAAAACATTCTCTGTTAAGTTCTTTCTCACCTCACATGAGGAAATTCATACAGGAAAGAAATCTCAGGAACACAGTGAGCACTGTAAAGACTTTAGTGAGATGTCAGATCTCACTGAATATAAGAGAAATCACACAAGACACACCCTATGA